A section of the Pseudomonadota bacterium genome encodes:
- a CDS encoding outer membrane lipoprotein-sorting protein, whose amino-acid sequence MKAGFAVGLATALMGLPVFSGAADLTDAAEIIHRTNLAAYYAGDDGRSDARMRIRDSQGREQLRQFTILRRDREDGGDQDFMVFFSRPADVRGMVFQVAKHVDGDDDRWLYLPGLDLVKRISAGDKRTSFVGSHFFYEDVSGRNPNDDHHALIDSDAQYYVLESTPKHPATVEFKSYTLWVDKQTFLPMKIEYINEIGEIYRRVEVLEVKSIQGHPTVIRSKIEDLQRGGHTLLEFRYIHFDLGLPEEIFSERSLRNPPRQWLKRPSR is encoded by the coding sequence ATGAAAGCAGGATTCGCTGTAGGTCTGGCGACGGCGCTGATGGGGCTGCCGGTATTTTCCGGTGCAGCGGATCTCACCGATGCAGCTGAAATTATCCACCGAACCAATCTTGCCGCCTATTATGCCGGTGACGATGGCCGCAGCGACGCGCGGATGCGCATCAGGGATAGCCAGGGCCGCGAACAGCTGCGGCAATTCACCATTCTCAGGCGTGACCGCGAAGACGGCGGCGACCAGGATTTCATGGTGTTCTTCAGCCGCCCTGCCGATGTGCGCGGCATGGTTTTCCAGGTGGCAAAGCACGTCGACGGCGATGACGATCGCTGGTTGTACCTGCCTGGCCTGGACCTGGTGAAACGTATTTCGGCCGGCGACAAGCGAACCAGTTTTGTCGGGTCGCATTTTTTTTACGAAGACGTTTCCGGACGCAATCCGAATGACGACCACCACGCGCTGATAGACAGCGACGCTCAGTACTACGTGCTGGAGAGTACGCCAAAACATCCGGCCACGGTAGAATTCAAGAGTTACACCCTGTGGGTGGACAAGCAAACCTTTCTGCCGATGAAAATCGAATATATCAACGAGATCGGCGAAATTTACCGGCGTGTTGAAGTGCTTGAAGTCAAATCGATACAGGGGCATCCAACGGTCATTCGTTCGAAAATTGAAGATTTGCAGCGAGGCGGGCATACGCTGCTGGAATTTCGCTATATCCATTTTGACCTGGGACTGCCGGAAGAAATTTTCAGCGAACGCTCGCTGCGCAATCCGCCACGCCAATGGCTGAAGCGGCCATCCAGATAG